A DNA window from Coffea arabica cultivar ET-39 chromosome 6c, Coffea Arabica ET-39 HiFi, whole genome shotgun sequence contains the following coding sequences:
- the LOC113691997 gene encoding LOW QUALITY PROTEIN: probable 3-hydroxyisobutyrate dehydrogenase-like 1, mitochondrial (The sequence of the model RefSeq protein was modified relative to this genomic sequence to represent the inferred CDS: substituted 1 base at 1 genomic stop codon): MATTASEPTSPSNTRLGWIGTGVMGLSMCSHLINAGYNLTIFTRTPSXAQPLLSLGAHWADSPKTVASQSDVVFSIVGYPSDIGHVILHPSTGPLSGLRPGGIIVDMTTSDPSLAVEIHSAATSAGCSAVDAPVSGGDRGARNATLSIFAGGDGPIIEKLKPIFALLGRVYYMGAPGKGQFTKLANQITIASTMVGLCEGLVYAHKAGLDLELYLSAISTGAAGSKSLDLYGSRILKRDFEAGFFVNHFVKDLGICLRECQNMNLALPGLALAQQLYLSLKAYGEGDLGTQALVLALERLNNVSLDSAGGAAASGNKT; this comes from the coding sequence ATGGCCACAACAGCCTCCGAGCCGACAAGCCCATCCAACACCCGTCTAGGTTGGATTGGAACTGGCGTCATGGGCCTCTCCATGTGCTCCCACCTAATCAACGCCGGCTACAATCTCACCATCTTCACCCGAACCCCCTCCTAGGCCCAACCTCTCCTCTCTCTGGGTGCCCACTGGGCCGACTCCCCCAAAACTGTCGCCTCCCAATCCGACGTCGTCTTCTCCATCGTCGGTTACCCATCCGACATTGGCCACGTTATCCTCCACCCATCCACTGGCCCTCTCTCCGGTTTACGCCCCGGAGGCATCATCGTTGACATGACCACCTCGGATCCCTCACTCGCCGTTGAAATACACTCGGCAGCCACCTCTGCCGGCTGTTCCGCCGTTGACGCCCCAGTATCCGGCGGCGATCGTGGCGCCCGCAACGCCACTCTCTCTATCTTCGCAGGCGGGGACGGACCTATCATCGAAAAACTAAAACCCATTTTCGCCCTCCTCGGAAGAGTTTATTACATGGGTGCTCCAGGAAAGGGGCAATTCACGAAACTAGCAAACCAGATAACCATAGCTTCAACAATGGTGGGGCTTTGTGAAGGTTTAGTATATGCCCACAAGGCAGGTTTGGACCTAGAGTTGTACTTGAGTGCGATATCTACAGGCGCGGCTGGATCCAAGTCGTTGGATTTGTATGGGAGTAGGATTTTGAAAAGGGATTTCGAGGCCGGATTTTTTGTGAATCATTTCGTGAAGGATTTGGGGATATGCTTGAGGGAATGTCAGAATATGAATTTGGCATTGCCGGGTTTGGCACTGGCTCAGCAGCTTTATCTTTCGCTTAAGGCTTATGGTGAGGGGGATTTGGGCACCCAGGCGCTTGTTTTGGCGCTTGAAAGGCTCAACAACGTATCACTCGATTCTGCTGGTGGTGCTGCTGCTTCAGGGAATAAAACATGA
- the LOC113691996 gene encoding uncharacterized protein, translated as MSETTQWSSQLTFLIFTIFFLSLPFLGNSQTTKTNPEEQTILLKLKQQWLNPPSLSHWTSSSDHCTWPEINCTGGSVTELNVSNLAITETIPSFICDLKNLTVLDLKNNFIPGSFPTVLYNCSKLEYLDLSQNLFVGTIPDDIDRLSPSTLQCLILEANNFTGDIPPAIGKLTGLKSLYAGTNLFNGSFPAEIGDLLNLEELALSFNGFVPQPIPSSFTRLKKLRFLWMFQTNLIGEIPQDIGNMTALESLNLADNDLSGNIPGGLFQLKNLSILSLYKNRLVGSIPSSIEALNLEQIDLSNNSLTGKIPDEFGKLTNLTLLALFFNELSGEVPTSLGMLPSLVDIKLFYNNLSGQLPPDFGRHSKLSSFQVSANNFTGNLPQDLCKNGVLLGVVAFGNSLTGELPPSLGNCDSMQVVQLQGNQFSGQIPDGLWTTNLTTLLIQNNSFTGQLPDKVAPGLSILDISNNQFSGEIPAGVSSWNNLREFKASNNLFSGKIPQELTSLPELGTLLLDGNRLSGSLPSSIISWKGLNVLSFSNNELSGQIPAAIGLLPVLNALDLSENDFSGQIPAQIGLLRLNSLNLSSNRLSGSIPGEFENAAFDRSFLGNAGLCSRNPSLGLNACASQTRESNKLSAKFVAAVSSIAAFGFLVALVYTFFFIRGYKKKKQGLDSTWKLTSFQKLNFTAPSLLSSLTESNMIGSGGSGNVYRVPINSSGAYVAVKKICNSKRLDHKEFLAEVEILGTIRHSNIVKLMCCISTDSSKLLVYEYMENRSLDRWLHCKRNRSANTGSIHHIVLEWPKRLQIAIDAARGLCYMHHDCSPSIIHRDLKSSNILLDSEFNAKIADFGLARMLVKDGEPNTMSVVAGSFGYIAPEYAQTRRVNEKVDVYSFGVILLELVTGREGNYGDETSSLAEWAWRHFQEGKPIIDAFDEDIMEPCYLDEIANVFKLGIFCTGLVPSNRPTMRDVLQILLRSVHSVPMGEKNGRSECDFAPLLNNSKREKSLIDEDGGFDSMV; from the exons ATGTCCGAAACCACCCAATGGTCTTCCCAGCTCACCTTTCTGATTTTCACCATCTTCTTCCTCTCCTTGCCTTTCCTTGGCAACTCACAAACTACCAAAACCAATCCAGAAGAACAGACCATTCTGCTCAAACTCAAACAGCAGTGGCTGAATCCGCCCTCCCTGTCCCACTGGACCTCATCATCAGACCACTGCACCTGGCCAGAGATCAACTGCACAGGTGGATCAGTCACAGAACTCAACGTCTCCAATTTGGCAATCACAGAAACAATCCCATCATTTATCTGTGACCTCAAGAACCTCACAGTTCTCGATCTCAAAAACAATTTCATCCCCGGCTCCTTCCCTACAGTTCTCTACAACTGCTCCAAGCTCGAATACCTTGACCTGTCTCAGAATTTGTTCGTTGGCACTATTCCGGATGATATTGACAGGCTATCCCCAAGCACCCTCCAGTGCCTTATACTTGAAGCCAACAATTTCACTGGCGACATCCCTCCAGCTATTGGGAAGCTAACGGGGCTTAAAAGCCTTTACGCCGGAACAAACCTGTTTAATGGTTCTTTCCCAGCAGAGATTGGCGATTTGCTGAATCTTGAAGAGCTGGCCTTGAGTTTTAATGGATTTGTCCCACAACCCATACCCTCGAGTTTCACTCGGTTAAAAAAGTTGAGATTTTTATGGATGTTTCAGACTAATTTGATTGGAGAGATCCCACAAGACATTGGGAACATGACGGCTTTGGAATCCTTGAACTTGGCAGATAATGATCTCAGTGGAAATATCCCTGGGGGACTGTTTCAGCTGAAAAATCTGAGCATTCTCTCTCTTTACAAGAACAGGCTGGTCGGGTCAATACCATCATCAATTGAGGCCTTGAATCTGGAGCAAATTGACCTGTCTAATAACAGCTTAACGGGGAAAATACCGGATGAGTTTGGCAAATTGACAAACTTAACACTGCTAGCTCTGTTTTTCAATGAATTATCAGGCGAAGTACCTACTAGTTTGGGCATGTTGCCATCACTAGTAGACATTAAATTGTTCTACAATAATCTATCAGGTCAGTTGCCACCAGATTTTGGGAGACACTCGAAGCTCAGTAGCTTTCAGGTTTCAGCCAACAATTTCACTGGAAATTTGCCACAGGATTTGTGCAAGAACGGTGTGCTACTTGGTGTGGTTGCTTTTGGGAACAGTCTTACAGGAGAATTACCACCATCCCTTGGGAACTGTGACAGCATGCAGGTTGTACAGCTTCAAGGTAATCAATTTTCAGGCCAAATTCCGGATGGTTTGTGGACAACAAATTTGACAACTTTGTTGATACAGAATAACTCATTTACTGGCCAGCTACCGGACAAAGTTGCACCAGGTTTGTCAATTCTTGACATCAGTAACAATCAGTTTTCAGGTGAAATTCCAGCTGGAGTGTCATCTTGGAATAATTTAAGGGAGTTTAAGGCAAGCAATAACCTGTTCAGTGGTAAAATTCCTCAAGAGTTGACTTCTCTTCCAGAGTTGGGAACACTTCTGCTTGATGGCAATCGGCTTTCTGGGAGTCTGCCATCAAGCATAATCTCATGGAAGGGGTTAAATGTCTTGAGCTTCAGTAACAACGAGCTTTCTGGCCAAATACCTGCAGCAATTGGCCTTTTACCTGTCCTTAATGCCTTGGACTTGTCAGAAAATGACTTCTCAGGTCAAATTCCAGCTCAAATTGGGCTTCTAAGGTTAAATTCCCTCAACCTCTCTTCCAATCGCCTCTCTGGTAGTATACCTGGTGAATTTGAAAATGCAGCTTTTGACAGAAGTTTCTTGGGTAATGCTGGTCTTTGTTCACGTAATCCATCTTTAGGCCTTAACGCCTGTGCTTCCCAAACCCGGGAGTCAAACAAGCTTTCAGCAAAATTTGTCGCAGCTGTTTCAAGTATAGCCGCATTTGGCTTTTTAGTGGCTTTAGTATACACATTCTTTTTTATCAGAggttacaagaagaaaaaacagGGATTGGATTCAACTTGGAAATTAACCTCATTTCAGAAGTTGAATTTCACTGCACCATCCCTTCTATCAAGCTTGACAGAAAGCAATATGATTGGAAGTGGAGGTTCAGGAAATGTCTATCGTGTTCCAATTAATAGTTCAGGTGCATATGTTGCTGTTAAGAAGATTTGCAACAGCAAAAGGTTGGATCACAAAGAATTTCTTGCAGAAGTTGAGATTTTGGGCACTATTCGACACTCCAACATTGTGAAGTTAATGTGTTGCATCTCAACGGATAGTTCGAAGTTACTGGTCTACGAGTATATGGAAAATCGTAGTTTGGATCGTTGGCTTCATTGCAAGAGGAACCGGTCTGCTAACACAGGTTCAATCCACCATATTGTCCTGGAGTGGCCTAAGAGGTTGCAGATTGCAATTGATGCTGCTCGAGGGCTCTGCTATATGCACCATGACTGCTCACCATCTATAATTCACCGAGATTTAAAATCAAGCAACATTTTGCTAGATTCTGAATTCAATGCAAAAATTGCAGATTTTGGTCTGGCTAGGATGTTAGTGAAGGATGGAGAGCCCAACACAATGTCAGTTGTAGCCGGCTCATTCGGATACATTGCTCCTG AGTATGCTCAGACAAGAAGAGTGAATGAGAAGGTTGATGTGTATAGCTTTGGGGTCATCCTTCTGGAACTGGTTACTGGAAGAGAAGGCAATTACGGTGATGAGACTTCATCGCTTGCAGAATGGGCGTGGCGTCACTTTCAAGAAGGGAAACCAATAATTGATGCCTTCGACGAGGACATAATGGAGCCTTGTTACTTAGATGAGATAGCCAACGTGTTCAAACTCGGTATTTTCTGTACCGGATTGGTGCCCTCGAACCGCCCTACAATGAGGGACGTTTTACAAATTTTGCTCCGCTCTGTTCATTCAGTGCCAATGGGAGAAAAGAATGGCAGGAGTGAGTGTGATTTTGCCCCCCTTCTTAACAACTCAAAGCGTGAGAAGTCGTTGATCGACGAAGATGGCGGCTTCGACTCAATGGTCTGA
- the LOC140008611 gene encoding hexokinase-2-like, which yields MGGDSGGPSGDGGKYVGGAATAVTVEWGDCLILKVNDAVGTLAGGRYNHPDVMAAVILGTGTNAAYVERAHAIPKWHGLLPKSGEMVINMEWGNFRSSHLPLTEYDQGLDAESLNPGEQIFEKIISGMYLGEIVHRVLCRMAEEAALFGDAVPPKLNIPFILRTPEMSAIHHDTSSDLKVVGAKLKDILEIPNSSLKVRKVIVEICDIVVSRGARLSAAAILGILKKLGRDTMTDGEKQKSVVALDGGLFEHYTKFRNCMDSTLQELLGDAYENVSIIHSNDGSGIGAALLAASHSQYLEVEES from the exons ATGGGTGGTGATAGTGGTGGTCCGAGTGGAGATGGCGGCAAATACGTAGGAGGAGCTGCGACGGCAGTGACTGTAGAGTGGGGTGACTGCTTAATTTTGAAG GTCAACGATGCAGTTGGAACCTTAGCTGGAGGTCGATACAACCACCCAGATGTTATGGCTGCTGTTATCCTGGGTACAGGGACTAATGCAGCATATGTCGAGAGGGCGCATGCAATTCCGAAGTGGCATGGTCTGCTGCCTAAATCAGGAGAGATG GTTATCAACATGGAATGGGGTAACTTTCGGTCATCACATCTTCCACTAACTGAGTATGATCAAGGGCTTGATGCTGAGAGTTTAAACCCTGGGGAACAG ATTTTTGAGAAGATTATATCTGGGATGTATCTAGGGGAAATTGTGCATAGAGTACTATGCAGGATGGCTGAAGAAGCTGCCTTGTTTGGTGATGCTGTTCCTCCAAAGCTAAATATTCCTTTCATATTGAG GACCCCTGAGATGTCTGCAATACATCACGACACATCTAGTGATCTCAAAGTGGTTGGTGCAAAGCTAAAAGATATTTTAGAG ATTCCTAATTCTTCGCTTAAAGTACGGAAAGTAATAGTGGAGATATGCGATATTGTTGTCTCCCGTGGAGCACGCCTCTCTGCTGCTGCGATCCTGGGAATTCTCAAAAAATTGGGTAGAGATACTATGACGGATGGAGAGAAGCAGAAGTCAGTTGTAGCTTTGGATGGCGGACTTTTCGAGCACTACACAAAGTTCAGAAATTGTATGGACAGCACTCTCCAGGAATTGCTTGGAGATGCTTACGAAAATGTTTCAATTATCCATTCAAATGATGGTTCTGGCATTGGTGCTGCGCTCCTGGCTGCCTCTCATTCGCAATATCTCGAAGTAGAGGAATCCTGA